From Epinephelus lanceolatus isolate andai-2023 chromosome 12, ASM4190304v1, whole genome shotgun sequence, the proteins below share one genomic window:
- the LOC117272289 gene encoding inositol monophosphatase 1-like: protein MADWTDCLNFGISIAKQASEVVLTAFQLQKDVKLKSSPADLVTETDQRVEKILISAIRNRFPQHRFIGEESVAAGERLELTDSPTWIIDPIDGTVNFVHRFPFVAVSIAFTVNKQTEFGIVYSLVEDKLFHAQRGRGAFLNGEPLHASAQEDISSCVVVTEIGAERDDLALSTMTSNIFRLLKLPVHGIRALGTAAVDMCQVATGGADAYYHIGMHCWDIAASAIIVQEAGGVVMDTDGSEFDMMSRRVIAASSAAVANRIAQVVEAFPCRRDDDDLCRCVCGASGVNGV from the exons atggccGACTGGACAGACTGTCTGAACTTCGGCATCTCCATCGCCAAACAGGCCAGTGAG GTCGTCCTGACGGCGTTTCAACTGCAGAAAGATGTGAAACTGAAAAGTTCTCCAGCTGATCTGGTCACAGAGACCGACCAGCGGGTTGAGAAGATCCTCATCTCTGCCATCAGGAACCGATTCCCACAGCACAG GTTCATTGGGGAGGAATCTGTAGCTGCGGGTGAGCGTCTGGAGCTGACTGACAGTCCCACCTGGATCATCGACCCCATCGACGGGACTGTGAACTTTGTACACAG GTTTCCTTTTGTGGCTGTCTCCATTGCCTTCACTGTCAACAAGCAG ACGGAGTTTGGGATTGTTTACAGCTTAGTGGAGGACAAACTCTTCCATgctcagagaggaagaggagcgtTCTTGAACGGAGAACCGCTGCATGCGTCTGCACAAGAag ACATCAGCAGCTGTGTGGTGGTGACAGAGATCGGGGCGGAGCGTGACGACCTTGCTTTGTCCACCATGACCTCCAACATCTTCAGGCTGTTGAAACTGCCGGTACACGG AATCCGTGCATTGGGAACGGCAGCGGTCGACATGTGTCAGGTGGCGACGGGCGGAGCTGACGCCTATTACCACATTGGGATGCACTGCTGGGACATCGCTGCATCGGCCATCATCGTACAGGAGGCCGGAGGCGTGGTAATGGATACTGACG GCTCAGAGTTCGACATGATGTCACGGAGGGTCATCGCTGCCAGCTCCGCCGCTGTGGCTAATCGTATCGCTCAGGTTGTTGAGGCGTTTCCCTGTCGCCGTGACGATGATGACCTGTGCAGATGTGTCTGTGGAGCATCAGGTGTAAACGGCGTGTAg